In the Commensalibacter melissae genome, AGAAATATTTCATATGGAAAATGTTTTATTTCCTTTTTACTCAGAATAAGTCTGTCTCTAATAAAAAAATCAGGAAGAAAAAAACCATTGAAGGTCATAATAATAATGATTTTTTTCAATATAGGAAAACGAACTTGCCTGATACTTGGTTTTAGTTGATCTATATCAACATCATCCATTTTCTCTGCCGACAATACATTCGAAATGACAGGATATATATCCGTTAAGGATAAATAGCGTGTCCAGAATTCTGGACCTCGCATAACATGTTGCAAAGCAATGCTAGTAGCTCGGGCAGAAGCATAACGATAGGTTAAAATGGAAATAAATATCCAACGTATATAACGCCAGACATAAATCCATAAAGAACAATCTGAATATATCAAAGCCAAAGCAAAATTGGCCCTTACGCTTAAATATCGGGGTAAGGGGCCATCCTTGTAACGGAAATCCTCTCCAAAAACACATATGCCATTCACAGTAATAATATTGAAATGATTCATTAATCCGAAAAGCATATCATCTCCCTTAACAAAAAAAGGAAATGGAAAATAATTTACATCTTCAATCTTAAAGGCAAAATGCCACCAAGCACCATATTCAATTTTCTTTTTATCTAAATCAGTCGCTATAATTGTTTCAAATTTCGATATATCAAGACCACAATATAGCTGTATCAAGCTTAAGGGCTTATACTGGGCACCCTTCTCATGAATGATTGTCGATTCTTTTTCATATAACATGGTTCCAGCTATTGCCAATCGCTCCACGACTGAATATTGCAATAATCTGAAAGTCTTGATTATAGATTCAATTTCACAACTGGCATCATCATCCATAAAAAGACAATGTGTATAATGATGATCTTTCAAATACAGTAATCCGCGTGTAAATCCCCCGGATCCTCCATAATTGAGATTAGAAATAACAATCGCCTCCCCTGCCTCTTCTGAAGAAACATCTCGAGAATTATCTACAATAATAAGATCAATGTTGTTTTTAAAAGATTCATTAGATAAAAGCTGCGTTTCTATCCGCCGAATGGCAGGGATCAGATATTTTTTACGATTATAGTGCGTAATAACTATTCCTAATTTTACATAGTTAACAGGATCTGTTTTGGTGCAAAAAGAACCACCCTGTATGAAACATTCGCCCTTTGTATCTATTGTAAAATGAAGAATGCCTTGTTTTTTCAATAAAAATGAGCAATCAATGCAAAAACAATTTTGATCTTTATTTAAATAAACTTGTTTTTCAATAACACGCTTTGATGAAGAAGGCTGGTAATTTTTGTCTGTCAACCAGAACCTCAATACAAATTCACCTTTTCCCTGTAACTGAAAATGAAGATCTTTGAGTTGGCAATATTTACGCCATGTATTTAAGGAAAAATAATTGAAATATGTTCCAAAAGAAATTCTGCAATTTTTTTCAAGAATAATTCCATCATTTTCCGATAACGGTTGTATACCGCCTTTTTGAATATCAAAATATAATTTTTCTGAAATATCTGATAAATGATTATTAAAAAGCAGATTTTGAAGAACATACATATAATATCGGACCCGCTTTCATCTAATGATTGATCTAAACACTTACCTTATTTTAGCAATATTTTCTAATAAAATATGATAATCTAATAATTAATCAGAAATCCAATATTTGATATTATTAATACATTATGCAAACGCCCTCCCAAGACAATTACCCTTACGATCAACCATCAGAATTTCGATTTTAAAAATCACGGGATCAAGCGTTTCTTTTACAACTGCCAGTGCCTTTTCTGCAATAAAATCAGCCAGTGGCAACCGTTTTACATGACAGTTCCTGAAAACCCCCAGGGCAGTATTAGCCAGCCTGACCTTCTCAACAAAACTATCCTCCGCCCCCAATTCCGCAACCCATTCTGCCAATTGTGCAAAATCTACCTGTGAACGGCCAGAATGAAGATCCAGATGACCTTGTGCCAATTTTGTAAATTTGGCAACGCCTCCTGCCAAGGTTAGCCATTGAACTGGATGTGTTTTTAGATATTTCAGAACTCCCCCGACAAAATCACCCATTTCAATAAAGGCGGATTCGGGCAGTGTATAAATTTTTTTAGCCGTTTCTTCAGATACATTCCCGACAGAGGCAATCAGATGCGTCAAATTTGCAGCCCGTGCCACATCTATCCCGCGATGAATGCTCGCGATCCATGCTGCGCAAGAAAACGGTACAACAATGCCTGTTGTTCCTAAAATCGATAATCCACCCATAATACCCAGTCTTGGATTCATCGTTTTTTTTGCAAGCTCCTCTCCATTCACAACGCTTATTTCCACCTCTACATCAGGGGAAGGAAATACCTCGTTCAATGCATACCGGATCATTTGACGAGGTACTGGATTGATTGCAGGCTGACCAACAGGCAATTGTAATCCCGGTTTAGTAATTGTCCCCACACCTTTTCCTGCCTTGAAAACAATTCCACGATCAATGGACAAGATTGTTATTCTTACACGGATTTCCGCTCCGTGGGTAACATCAGGATCATCCCCCGCATCTTTGATAACCGAGGCAATGGCACAGTGCCGATCCAGAATTTTGTGATTAAAAATCCTAAATGAAACCTTTTTCCCCTGTGGAAGAGTAATTGTAACACGATCCGAAAAAAAACCACGTTTTAAAGCCAAATAAGCCGCTTTTGCAGCTGCTGTCGCACAAGCCCCCGTTGTCCAACCATATTTTAATTTTTTGACATGTTCCAATATTCCTCCTTTTCACGAAATAGTAATTTTTTTAATTTAATTCTAAATCAGGGAAAATTGATCTATGATTGCTATTCTTCAAATGGCTTGTATTTTACAGGTTATTTCAATCATCAATAAACTTTTTTTCATTCAAGTTCAAATATTTATATGAACAATCAACCGCATTCTATCAAAGCATTTATGATCGCCGCTCCCAAATCGGCAAGTGGAAAAACAACCATTACCCTAGGATTATTAAATGCTTTACGCCGTAAAAACATACATGTTCGTGCGGCAAAATCAGGACCAGATTATATCGATCCCGCCTTTCACGCCATCGCAACGCAAAACACATCCTTTAATTTAGATAGCTGGGCCATGCCTTTTCCTTTACTTGACCATTTATTTAATGCCTCAACAAAAAGCGCAGAATTATTCATCATTGAATCCTCAATGGGGTTTTTGGACGGCATCGAAAATGAAGAAGGCAAAAGAGGATGTGGAGCCGATCTGGCAATACGCTACAAGATTCCAATCATATTGGTTCTGGATATTACTGGTCAGGCGCAATCGGCCGCTGCTATTGCCTATGGTTTCGCCAATATAAACCCGAAATTCAAGATTCTCGGTGTAATTTTAAATAATGTGGCATCCCCCCGTCATTATCAAAATACCAAAGCTGCCTTTGACCGGATTAATATTCCGATATTGGGCAGTGTTCCCCGTAATTCAAAACTTCATTTACCGACAAGGCATCTGGGATTAATTCAAGCCGAAGAACATGAGGATCTGGATAATCACCTTGATTTTCTGGCTGATTTTATTGAAGAAAATATAGATCTAAATAAATTATTGTCATATATTCCTCAGCTTTCCATCCCATCAGACAATTCAATTATTGCCCTACCACCCCTTGGTCAAAGAATAGCAATTGCAAGAGATCTCGCTTTCAGTTTCATTTATCCCCATATTCTTGATGGATGGCATCGGCAGGGAGCTTCCATCCATTTTTTTTCTCCACTGCAAGATGAGGCACCATCAGAAAAATGTGATAGTTGCTGGCTACCAGGAGGATATCCAGAGCTATATGCGGAAAAAATTGCCAATGCCAATCAGTTTTTACAGGGTTTACAAAACTTTGCCCAAACTAAAACTGTGCATGGTGAATGCGGGGGATATATGGTTATGGGGAAAAGCCTCATTGACAAAAACGGGCAAGCACATAGAATGAGTGGGCTACTCAGCCATAGCTGCAGTTATGCAAAACCTAAAATTCATTTAGGATATCGTATAGCGAGGTTACCTAACCAAAACGGGGATCTTACAATATATGGTCATGAATTTCATTACGCAACCCTTTCAGATCCAGGATCTGACCAGCCATATGCTTTACTGAGCGATGGAACAGACAATTATCTTGGCCCGGAAGGTGGAAGACGTAATAAAGTTACAGGCTGTTTTTTCCATAGTATTGCATTAAAATCATGAAACACTTTAAGTCTATTACCGAATTAAGAAAATTGTGCCTTGTACTGCCCGAAAAGGATAAAAAAGCTGAACAGGCCACTTTTATCCGCCAGAATAACCTTTTAAAACCTCCTGGCAGTTTAGGAGAACTTGAAAATCTGGTTGCATGGCTAGCATCCTGGCAAAAAAAAGAAATGCCCAGCCTCGATAAGGTATGTATCATGATTTTTGCTGGAAACCACGGCATTACCGACGAAAGTGTCACACCCTACAGTGCTGTCGTTACGGAATTGATGGTCACCCAGATCGAACAGGGACATGCAGCCATTAATCAGCTGGCAAAAACTGCGGGAGCAGAACTGCGAATTATCCCTCTAAATCATTTTGAGAAAACCAAAAACTTCTGTCATGAAGCGGCCATGTCAGAACATGATTTCATTAAGGCAGTCGAGACGGGATATAATGCCGTAACACCCAATATCAATCTGCTTTGTTTAGGGGAAGTTGGAATTGGCAATACAACAATAGCTGCCGCTTTGAGTGCCGCCCTGTTTGGTGGAAATGGCGCCCAATGGGTCAGCAAAGGCACAAGTCAATCGCCTGAATATATCCAGAACAAACAACGTGTTGTTGATAAGGCTCTAGCCAAACATCAGGATATTCTCGATGACCCACTTGAAATTTGCCGACACTTTGGTGGATATGAAGAAGCGGCTTTGTTGGGGGCCACTTTGGCTGCTCGTTATCTCAATATTCCGGTATTATTAGATGGTTTTGTTTGCACCAGCGCTGTTGCTGCATTGCAAAAGCTAAACCCGTCAGGTCTTGATCATGCAAAAATCAGCCATCTTTCTGCAGAAAAAGGGCATTTGTTATTGGCCGGAAACCTGAACCAATATCCTTTGATAGCCTTTAATATGCGATTGGGAGAAGGCAGCGGATGCGCAATAACCATTCCAATTCTTCAAGGTGCCCTAGCCTGTTATAAAGGTATGTCCACCTATGATGAGGCCGGATTACCTTCTCCTAAATGATTTTTCTTTTCGTAAGGAAAGTCATAACTGATTTTTTCAGTAGTCTTTCCTTTTTTTCACGATTGCCAATTCATTATATTTATAATGATTTTCATTTCTTTTCATTTGCCAGATCCATATGGATTTGGCCATTTATTTCCGCTTTTATCGGTGGACTTGAAGGATGTTTTATTTATACCCTTTCTTTCACCACTCTATCTTCGTCAATTATCGCCTTTTCAGCATTAGGATTTCATCTATTGCTAACCGGCTGTTTACACGAGGATGGATTGGCAGATTGTGCAGATGGATTTGGTGGCGGACATAATATTGATCAAAAATTGACCATTATGAAAGATAGCCGTTTAGGCACATACGGGGTTCTAACATTATTAATTGTACTCGGAATACAAATCACCTCCGTGATCTCTCTAATGACACTTCATCAGAAAATTATTCCGCTTTTAACAGCCATTGCGGTTTTATCCAGATCATCCATGTTGATCCCCGTTTTTATCCTTTCCCCTGTTCAATCAAAAAGTATGGCCAGTCAGCTTGATCATATTCCATTTATTCCCAGTTTCATTCATTTCACCGTAACGATAAGCATATGTCTCTATCTCTTAAACTGGAAATTTACAATCTTGTATCTTTTGGTTTCCTTTATAACCGGTTTTTTATTCAGCTTGATTATCAACAACCATATTAAAAGATATAACGGGGATTGCCTGGGCGCTGTTCAGGTATTATCCACAACCGCTTTACTCGTTACAAGCAATTTGTTGTTTATCTAAAGCATGTTTTGAAAAAGTAAATAATTCAATTCGACCAAAATCTGGTAATGGACCTAACAGTTCAATTGATTTTTCTAACGCAATCTGCCTTAAAAGCCGTAAAGGGCCACCATGTGAGACAATCAAAATATTTTGACCCTTTTTTTTAATTTCATGCCAAATTTCAATAACCCTAGCAAGAAGTAACCGACCTGTTTCCCCTTCCGGAATCTGCCAATCCCAAGGATTTTCTGCCCAGGCATCAATGAATTCCTTGGGGATTTCATCCCATTTTTTTCCTTCCCATAAACCGAAATTCAATTCAATCAAGCGCCTATCTTCCTGATATGGAATCTGATATTGCAATGCAATGGCACGGGCCAACTTGAGACAACGTGACAAAGGGGAAGTATAAATCTGATCAATTGCAAACCCTTCTGGAATCGAAACATATTGTTCCCATCCATTTCGTAAAGGTATATCTGAATGCCCGTAACATATGCCAGCAGGAATCTGAACAGGTGGATGACGCATTAAACCAATCTGGAAATGATCATTTATGCTCATAATAATGAATCAACCTGTCCTTTCATTCATCAAAATCATTAAGATCCTGTTGAAAATTTTTTTTCTGTTCTTCTCTGCTCCAACGCCCCAATATCACATCCCATAACGCACAGATTATGGAATACATTACCAGTAAAACAATACAGGTTGATAAGAAAATAATTGCTGCCGCCATATTCTTTTCCTTTCTTACCAACCTGCCATCAGAAAATTTAATAAAAAAATTAATGTATTCTATTCTTTAAACTATAATCCAGATTGTCATAAAATCCGACCGTTTGTAAACTATACGTTTTTTTTACATGAAATAGAATTCTTAATTTTCAAACCACATTGTTATTATGGTAAATTTTCCTTAATATATGGCGGGAGACAAAAAGATGCCATATGAACATCTGGAGACCAGTACCGTGTCAATCCTTCAAGTTTTGCCACCTTTGCTCGTTGCTTAATTATATCAACTGTTTGATTGGTTGGATTTTCTTTTTTTCCTGCAATCCCTAGCGTCATAAATCCACCCACATAGGTTGGAACCGCAGCGACATAAGCCGATACATATGAAAAGAATTTTTTACGACGCAAACTAGTTTCCCGCAATTCCTCGGCTTGCATAAACGGAACACCACATTGATTCACAATCAGGCCGTCTCCAGTTAAAATTCTGGCTGCATTTCGATAAAAATCATCCGTAAATAAAACTTCACCAACACCAATTGGATCAGTGCTATCCACAATTATAACATCAAAACTTTCCTTTGGCGCATCGGCAACATACTGGATACCATCCCCAATAATCACTTCCGCACGTGGATCATTCCAGCAATCTTTTGAAATTTCAGGCAGAAATTCCTTGGACAGAGCGATAACATCCCCATCAATCTCCACCATAACCGCCTTTTCAACTGTTTGATGCTGTAAAACCCGACGTAAAACCCCACCATCTCCAGCACCAATAATCAGAACACGCTTTGCATTGCCATGTATCAACAAGGGAACATGAACAAGCATTTCCTGATATACAAATTCATCTTTTTCAGTAATCTGGGTCACGCCATCTAGGAATAAAACCTTGCCATATTCTTCATTTTCAATAATACGTATATCCTGAAATAAAGATTTTTTATGCACGATTTCCCTATCAGCACGGAAGCTCTGTTTCCAGGCCGGATACAACGTTTCATCAACCCATTTAAAAGACATTAAATTCTGCTTTCACCTTTATTGAATGACAAAAAAAACTGGACAATATTCTTTTGTCCAGTGTTTGTTACTGCTATAGAAATATCGTTTTTCTATAAATTTTCTTTCCCACGCCTCTGTTCGTCCAGTACAATTCTTTCAGGTTTAAAGAAATGTTGTAAAACAGGAATGGCAAGATACGGATCACAAGAACCACACATGAAAATGTCCAGAGCAGCAAAATTCCGTTCTGGCCAGGTATGAATGGAAATATGGCTTTCCGCCAAAACAACAACACCAGAAACCCCACCATTCGGTGAAAAATGATGAAAATGACTGTGTAATATCGTGGCCCCAGCTACAACAGCAGCTTCACACAAGATGCGATCAATCTCTTCTGGATTATCCAGATTGGTTGCATCCCACAAATCAACAAGAAGATGCGTTCCTGCAAAACGCATACCATCTTTAACAATAAAATAATCTTTACGATCTTCCATATTTTCTGAAAAATCAATTGAAACCTGGTTATTTCTCGGAGTTTCCGAGACCATCCCCAGTTGAGCAAGTCCGTTCATCACGTACCCCTAAACCAGTAGACGGCCTGTTGGGCAATATGCCCCCTTGGGCCAAAGAATAAAGTGAAACTAGAACATACATAAACTTCAATCAGAAACGAACCCTGTTCTAGTAATCAAACAGAATTTGTCCTAATCAATAATATATCATATATTCCGCGAAATAACGACCACCGTTATATTTAGGTTAGTATATGACCCCTTCACTGACGAATCTCAAGTTTTTTTTTATATTTTTTCAAAAAAATATATTTTTTACATTTTTAGACTCAAAATCTTGTTTTTATTAATTTACCCACTATTTTTTAAAATTTATTTTTTTTACTTGGCGAAATAGTTACTCGCTATTATAAAGCTCTAATAAAAGTAATTTAGGCTACTTTATTATTCCATATCTATAGCAGGTGCATAATGAATACGTTACCGCTTGATAAAAACTATCGCCCTTCTGAAGATGAGGAATTCATGAATCCTCGTCAGCTTGCATATTTTAAAAAGAAATTGGAAGATTGGCGGGATTCTCTTTTGCAAAATTCAACTGAGGCCCTTAATCATCTCTCAGAAGACAAAAATGTTGATATTGATCTCAATGACCGGGCCAGTTCTGAAACAGACCGCGCAATTGAGCTGCGTACTCATGACCGGGCCAGAAAACTGCTTGCAAAAATCAATAACGCACTTCAGAAAATTGAAGATGGTTCTTATGGCTATTGTGAGGTAACAGGAGAACCCATCAGTTTGAAGCGGCTAGAGGCCCGCCCCATCGCCACTCTTTCCATTGAAGCTCAAGAACAACATGAGAGAAAGGAACGCGTTTATCGAGATGACCAACCAATTGACTAAACCATGACTTATTTTCCATTTCAATTAAATAAATGGAAAATAAATTTCATATATTATCCAATAATCGTACACTTCCCAGTTTTACCGCTGCAATAAGACGTGCATTATCATTCCACTTGGTTATTTTCTGTAGAGAATTTCCATCAACCGCACAAAAATAATCCACTTTAAACTCTTTTTTTTCCAATGCCTCTATTGCGTTTGATAAAATAAGTGAAATATTACCTCCACTTTTTAACTTTAGATAAGCCTCTTGTAATATTTTATACAAAAACGGTGCTCGCGAACGCTCTTCACTCGTAAGAAAACGATTCCTGGATGATTTTGCAAGACCATCTTTTTCACGCACGATTGGCACATTCACCAAAGTAACAGGTAAAAGCAAATCCTTTACCATTCTGTGAATCACCTGAATTTGTTGCCAATCCTTTTCCCCAAAGCAGGCAAATTTAGGTTTGACTAAAGAAAACAATCGATAAACAACGGTTGCAACGCCTGAAAAATGACCTTTACGCAATGCACCTTCCCATTGTAAAGCTGGTCCACCTATCTCAATACGCGTGTCAAAACCTCTTGGATAGATATCCTCGACTTTTGGAAACCACACTATATCGACCTGATTTTGTTCAAGCAAATGAACATCCT is a window encoding:
- a CDS encoding glycosyltransferase family 2 protein, which gives rise to MYVLQNLLFNNHLSDISEKLYFDIQKGGIQPLSENDGIILEKNCRISFGTYFNYFSLNTWRKYCQLKDLHFQLQGKGEFVLRFWLTDKNYQPSSSKRVIEKQVYLNKDQNCFCIDCSFLLKKQGILHFTIDTKGECFIQGGSFCTKTDPVNYVKLGIVITHYNRKKYLIPAIRRIETQLLSNESFKNNIDLIIVDNSRDVSSEEAGEAIVISNLNYGGSGGFTRGLLYLKDHHYTHCLFMDDDASCEIESIIKTFRLLQYSVVERLAIAGTMLYEKESTIIHEKGAQYKPLSLIQLYCGLDISKFETIIATDLDKKKIEYGAWWHFAFKIEDVNYFPFPFFVKGDDMLFGLMNHFNIITVNGICVFGEDFRYKDGPLPRYLSVRANFALALIYSDCSLWIYVWRYIRWIFISILTYRYASARATSIALQHVMRGPEFWTRYLSLTDIYPVISNVLSAEKMDDVDIDQLKPSIRQVRFPILKKIIIIMTFNGFFLPDFFIRDRLILSKKEIKHFPYEIFLERNILYYSSEYNKGYVAIYNKKKFFSELFLGLKLMIQFAVRFKKLKREYRQVVPKIMTEKFWRKVYQFKR
- a CDS encoding cobalt-precorrin-5B (C(1))-methyltransferase is translated as MLEHVKKLKYGWTTGACATAAAKAAYLALKRGFFSDRVTITLPQGKKVSFRIFNHKILDRHCAIASVIKDAGDDPDVTHGAEIRVRITILSIDRGIVFKAGKGVGTITKPGLQLPVGQPAINPVPRQMIRYALNEVFPSPDVEVEISVVNGEELAKKTMNPRLGIMGGLSILGTTGIVVPFSCAAWIASIHRGIDVARAANLTHLIASVGNVSEETAKKIYTLPESAFIEMGDFVGGVLKYLKTHPVQWLTLAGGVAKFTKLAQGHLDLHSGRSQVDFAQLAEWVAELGAEDSFVEKVRLANTALGVFRNCHVKRLPLADFIAEKALAVVKETLDPVIFKIEILMVDRKGNCLGRAFA
- a CDS encoding cobyrinate a,c-diamide synthase is translated as MNNQPHSIKAFMIAAPKSASGKTTITLGLLNALRRKNIHVRAAKSGPDYIDPAFHAIATQNTSFNLDSWAMPFPLLDHLFNASTKSAELFIIESSMGFLDGIENEEGKRGCGADLAIRYKIPIILVLDITGQAQSAAAIAYGFANINPKFKILGVILNNVASPRHYQNTKAAFDRINIPILGSVPRNSKLHLPTRHLGLIQAEEHEDLDNHLDFLADFIEENIDLNKLLSYIPQLSIPSDNSIIALPPLGQRIAIARDLAFSFIYPHILDGWHRQGASIHFFSPLQDEAPSEKCDSCWLPGGYPELYAEKIANANQFLQGLQNFAQTKTVHGECGGYMVMGKSLIDKNGQAHRMSGLLSHSCSYAKPKIHLGYRIARLPNQNGDLTIYGHEFHYATLSDPGSDQPYALLSDGTDNYLGPEGGRRNKVTGCFFHSIALKS
- a CDS encoding nicotinate-nucleotide--dimethylbenzimidazole phosphoribosyltransferase translates to MKHFKSITELRKLCLVLPEKDKKAEQATFIRQNNLLKPPGSLGELENLVAWLASWQKKEMPSLDKVCIMIFAGNHGITDESVTPYSAVVTELMVTQIEQGHAAINQLAKTAGAELRIIPLNHFEKTKNFCHEAAMSEHDFIKAVETGYNAVTPNINLLCLGEVGIGNTTIAAALSAALFGGNGAQWVSKGTSQSPEYIQNKQRVVDKALAKHQDILDDPLEICRHFGGYEEAALLGATLAARYLNIPVLLDGFVCTSAVAALQKLNPSGLDHAKISHLSAEKGHLLLAGNLNQYPLIAFNMRLGEGSGCAITIPILQGALACYKGMSTYDEAGLPSPK
- a CDS encoding adenosylcobinamide-GDP ribazoletransferase, producing MIFLFVRKVITDFFSSLSFFSRLPIHYIYNDFHFFSFARSIWIWPFISAFIGGLEGCFIYTLSFTTLSSSIIAFSALGFHLLLTGCLHEDGLADCADGFGGGHNIDQKLTIMKDSRLGTYGVLTLLIVLGIQITSVISLMTLHQKIIPLLTAIAVLSRSSMLIPVFILSPVQSKSMASQLDHIPFIPSFIHFTVTISICLYLLNWKFTILYLLVSFITGFLFSLIINNHIKRYNGDCLGAVQVLSTTALLVTSNLLFI
- a CDS encoding histidine phosphatase family protein: MSINDHFQIGLMRHPPVQIPAGICYGHSDIPLRNGWEQYVSIPEGFAIDQIYTSPLSRCLKLARAIALQYQIPYQEDRRLIELNFGLWEGKKWDEIPKEFIDAWAENPWDWQIPEGETGRLLLARVIEIWHEIKKKGQNILIVSHGGPLRLLRQIALEKSIELLGPLPDFGRIELFTFSKHALDKQQIACNE
- the speE gene encoding polyamine aminopropyltransferase — encoded protein: MSFKWVDETLYPAWKQSFRADREIVHKKSLFQDIRIIENEEYGKVLFLDGVTQITEKDEFVYQEMLVHVPLLIHGNAKRVLIIGAGDGGVLRRVLQHQTVEKAVMVEIDGDVIALSKEFLPEISKDCWNDPRAEVIIGDGIQYVADAPKESFDVIIVDSTDPIGVGEVLFTDDFYRNAARILTGDGLIVNQCGVPFMQAEELRETSLRRKKFFSYVSAYVAAVPTYVGGFMTLGIAGKKENPTNQTVDIIKQRAKVAKLEGLTRYWSPDVHMASFCLPPYIKENLP
- the speD gene encoding adenosylmethionine decarboxylase — translated: MNGLAQLGMVSETPRNNQVSIDFSENMEDRKDYFIVKDGMRFAGTHLLVDLWDATNLDNPEEIDRILCEAAVVAGATILHSHFHHFSPNGGVSGVVVLAESHISIHTWPERNFAALDIFMCGSCDPYLAIPVLQHFFKPERIVLDEQRRGKENL
- the dksA gene encoding RNA polymerase-binding protein DksA yields the protein MNTLPLDKNYRPSEDEEFMNPRQLAYFKKKLEDWRDSLLQNSTEALNHLSEDKNVDIDLNDRASSETDRAIELRTHDRARKLLAKINNALQKIEDGSYGYCEVTGEPISLKRLEARPIATLSIEAQEQHERKERVYRDDQPID
- the panC gene encoding pantoate--beta-alanine ligase, producing MIITHDLNEFLRERGHLDMIDVSFVPTMGALHEGHLALVKKAKKIAKHCIVSVFVNPLQFDQKEDFLRYPKLEKEDVHLLEQNQVDIVWFPKVEDIYPRGFDTRIEIGGPALQWEGALRKGHFSGVATVVYRLFSLVKPKFACFGEKDWQQIQVIHRMVKDLLLPVTLVNVPIVREKDGLAKSSRNRFLTSEERSRAPFLYKILQEAYLKLKSGGNISLILSNAIEALEKKEFKVDYFCAVDGNSLQKITKWNDNARLIAAVKLGSVRLLDNI